A window of the Penaeus vannamei isolate JL-2024 chromosome 19, ASM4276789v1, whole genome shotgun sequence genome harbors these coding sequences:
- the LOC138865070 gene encoding autotransporter adhesin BpaC-like, whose amino-acid sequence MEQHADAMHYKQTNYHGGESYSSGRPSQHTARRSSNQQHSTATNSIATNSTAQQPTAQHSNQQHSTATDSTSQQHDSTATNSTAQQPTAQHSNQQHSTATRHTAQQPTAQHSNQQHSTATNSTAQRSKVSPAQQPTAQHSNQQHSTATNSTAQHSNQQHSTATNSTAQHSTATNSTAQQHDRGCNAQHSTATNSTAQQHDRGCNAQHSTATNSTAQQHDRGCNAQHSTATNSTAQQHDRGCNAQHSTATNSTAQQHDRGCNARHSSRRGACLQQDRDNGFIYI is encoded by the exons ATGGAACAACATGCAGATGCGATGCACT acaaacagaccaattATCACGGCGGCGAAAGCTACAGCAGCGGCAGACCCTCGCAGCACACAGCCCGGCGCAGCAGCAAccaacagcacagcacagcaaccAACAGCATAGCAAccaacagcacagcacagcaaccaacagcacagcacagcaaccaacagcacagcacagcaaccGACAGCACATCACAGCAACACGACAGCACAGCAAccaacagcacagcacagcaaccaacagcacagcacagcaaccaacagcacagcacagcaacacgaca cacagcacagcaaccaacagcacagcacagcaaccaacagcacagcacagcaaccAACAGCACAGCACAGCGCAGCAAAGTCAGCCCGGCGCAGCAAccaacagcacagcacagcaaccaacagcacagcacagcaaccaacagcacagcacagcacagcaaccaacagcacagcacagcaaccaacagcacagcacagcacagcacagcaaccaacagcacagcacagcaacaCGACCGCGGCTGCAACGCCCAGCACAGCACAGCAAccaacagcacagcacagcaacaCGACCGCGGCTGCAACGCCCAGCACAGCACAGCAACCAACAGCACAGCGCAGCAACACGACCGCGGCTGCAACGCCCAGCACAGCACAGCAAccaacagcacagcacagcaacaCGACCGCGGCTGCAACGCCCAGCACAGCACAGCAAccaacagcacagcacagcaacaCGACCGCGGCTGCAACGCCCGGCACAGCAGCAGGCGAGGGGCGTGTCTACAGCAGGACAGAGATAAtgggtttatttatatttaa